A section of the Tenrec ecaudatus isolate mTenEca1 chromosome 10, mTenEca1.hap1, whole genome shotgun sequence genome encodes:
- the GJD3 gene encoding gap junction delta-3 protein, whose product MGEWAFLGSLLDAVQLQSPLVGRLWLVVMLIFRILVLATVGGAVFEDEQEEFVCNTLQPGCRQTCYDRAFPISHYRFWLFHILLLSAPPVLFVVYSMHRAGKEAGAAGAARPGARRARRCYLLSVALRLLAELAFLAGQTLLYGFRVAAHVTCAGPPCPHTVDCFVSRPTEKTVFVVFYFAVGLLSALLSVAELGHLLWKGRPRREAERDNRCNRAHEEAQKPLLPPPPALPSRRPDPDAPPAYAHPAPAGGSGRSKAALATVRQDLAI is encoded by the coding sequence ATGGGCGAGTGGGCGTTCCTGGGCTCGCTGCTGGACGCCGTGCAGCTGCAGTCGCCGCTCGTGGGCCGCCTGTGGCTGGTGGTCATGCTCATCTTCCGCATCCTGGTGCTGGCCACGGTGGGCGGCGCGGTGTTCGAGGACGAGCAGGAGGAGTTCGTGTGCAACACGCTGCAGCCCGGCTGCCGCCAGACGTGCTACGACCGCGCCTTCCCCATCTCCCACTACCGCTTCTGGCTCTTCCACATCCTGCTGCTCTCGGCGCCCCCCGTGCTGTTCGTCGTCTACTCCATGCACCGCGCCGGCAAGGAGGCGGGGGCCGCGGGGGCCGCGAGGCCGGGCGCCCGCCGCGCGCGCCGCTGCTACCTGCTGAGCGTGGCGCTGCGCCTGCTGGCCGAGCTGGCCTTCCTGGCCGGGCAGACGCTGCTCTACGGCTTCCGCGTGGCCGCGCACGTCACGTGCGCCGGCCCGCCCTGCCCGCACACCGTGGACTGCTTCGTGAGCCGGCCCACCGAGAAGACCGTCTTCGTGGTCTTCTACTTCGCCGTGGGGCTGCTCTCGGCGCTGCTCAGCGTGGCCGAGCTGGGCCACCTCCTCTGGAAGGGCCGCCCGCGCCGGGAGGCCGAGCGCGACAACCGCTGCAACCGCGCGCACGAGGAGGCGCAGAAgccgctgctgccgccgccgccagccCTGCCCTCCCGGCGGCCCGACCCCGACGCCCCGCCCGCCTACGCGCACCCCGCGCCCGCCGGCGGCAGCGGCCGCAGCAAGGCGGCTCTGGCCACCGTCCGCCAGGACCTGGCCATCTAG